A single genomic interval of Prunus dulcis chromosome 5, ALMONDv2, whole genome shotgun sequence harbors:
- the LOC117627675 gene encoding alpha,alpha-trehalose-phosphate synthase [UDP-forming] 5 yields the protein MVSRSYSNLLDLTSGGSPTFGREKKRFPRVATVAGVLSELDDDNSNSVGSDAPSSIAQERMIIVGNQLPIRAHRRDDGEWYFSWDEDSLLLQLKDGLGEDVEVVYIGCLKEEIDPSEQDDVAQTLLDTFKCVPAFLPPELFSKFYHGFCKQHLWPLFHYMLPLSPDLGGRFDRSLWQAYVSVNKIFADKVMEVISPDDDFVWVHDYHLMVLPTFLRKRFNRLKLGFFLHSPFPSSEIYRTLPVRDELLRALLNSDLIGFHTFDYARHFLSCCSRMLGLSYQSKRGYIGLEYYGRTVSIKILPVGIHIRQLQYVLNLPETESKVAELKDQFRGQTVLLGVDDMDIFKGISLKLLAMEQLLIQHPDKRGKVVLVQVANPARGRGKDVREVQVETDATVKRINETFGREGYNPVVLIDTSLQFYERIAYYVIAECCLVTAVRDGMNLIPYEYIICRQGNEKLDETLGLNPTAPKKSMLVVSEFIGCSPSLSGAIRVNPWNIDAVAEAMDSALMVPEAEKQLRHEKHYRYVTTHDVAYWARSFLQDLERACRDHMRRRCWGIGFGLGFRVIALDPNFRKLSVEHIVSAYKRTKNRAILLDYDGAMMLPGSIITTPNTEAVGILNNLCNDPRNVVFLVSGKDRKTLTEWFSSCAKLGIAAEHGYFVRSNHNAEWETCVSIPDFDWKQIAEPVMQLYTETTDGSTIETKESALVWNYQYADPDFGFCQAKELLDHLESVLANEPVSVKSGQHIVEVKPQGVNKGLVAERLLLTMKQKTMLPDFVLCIGDDRSDEDMFEVIMSARDSLSPVAEVFACTVGQKPSKAKYYLEDTTEILRMLQGLANASEKAAKSAPQPSQRVVILE from the exons ATGGTTTCAAGGTCTTATTCCAACTTACTTGACCTTACTTCTGGTGGTTCCCCAACTTTTGGCCGTGAGAAAAAGAGGTTCCCCCGAGTGGCAACTGTTGCTGGAGTATTGTCTGAGCTTGATGATGATAACAGTAATAGTGTTGGATCTGATGCTCCGTCGTCCATTGCTCAAGAACGGATGATCATAGTGGGAAATCAGCTTCCAATTCGAGCCCATCGAAGAGACGATGGGGAGTGGTACTTTAGCTGGGATGAGGATTCGCTTCTTTTGCAACTCAAAGATGGCCTTGGAGAAGATGTAGAAGTAGTCTATATTGGTTGTcttaaagaagaaattgaCCCGAGTGAGCAAGATGATGTAGCCCAAACTTTGCTTGATACTTTCAAATGTGTCCCGGCATTTCTCCCTCCTGAGCTTTTTAGTAAATTTTATCATGGTTTCTGTAAACAACATTTGTGGCCTTTATTTCATTACATGCTTCCTCTATCACCAGATCTTGGTGGCAGGTTTGATCGGTCTCTATGGCAAGCTTATGTTTCTGTGAACAAGATATTTGCAGATAAAGTAATGGAAGTGATTAGCCCCGATGATGATTTTGTGTGGGTTCATGATTACCATTTGATGGTATTGCCAACATTTTTGAGGAAGAGGTTTAATAGGTTGAAGCTTGGATTCTTTCTCCACAGTCCATTCCCTTCATCTGAGATATACCGGACACTTCCTGTAAGAGATGAGCTTCTAAGAGCACTTTTGAATTCTGACCTTATTGGCTTCCATACTTTTGATTATGCTAGGCACTTCCTATCTTGTTGTAGTAGAATGCTTGGCCTCTCATATCAGTCTAAGCGAGGATACATTGGGCTTGAGTATTATGGTCGGACTGTAAGCATTAAGATTCTTCCTGTTGGGATACACATACGCCAGCTGCAATATGTGTTGAATCTTCCAGAGACTGAATCAAAAGTTGCTGAGTTGAAAGATCAGTTTAGGGGGCAAACTGTTTTGCTTGGGGTTGATGACATGGACATCTTTAAGGGAATTAGTTTGAAACTTTTGGCCATGGAACAATTGCTTATACAACATCCTGATAAGAGGGGTAAGGTTGTTTTGGTTCAAGTTGCTAACCCTGCAAGAGGCCGGGGGAAAGATGTCCGGGAGGTCCAGGTAGAAACTGATGCCACAGTGAAGAGGATCAATGAGACTTTTGGAAGGGAAGGATACAATCCCGTGGTCTTGATTGATACCTCACTTCAGTTTTATGAGCGAATTGCTTATTATGTAATTGCTGAGTGTTGTCTTGTTACAGCAGTGAGGGATGGAATGAATCTCATACCCTATGAGTATATAATATGCCGCCAAGGAAATGAGAAGCTAGATGAGACTTTAGGACTAAACCCAACAGCCCCCAAAAAAAGCATGCTAGTGGTATCTGAGTTTATTGGGTGCTCTCCATCACTAAGCGGGGCAATTAGGGTTAACCCGTGGAACATTGATGCTGTTGCTGAAGCTATGGACTCTGCCCTTATGGTCCCTGAGGCAGAAAAGCAGTTGCGGCACGAGAAGCATTATAGGTATGTTACTACACACGATGTTGCATATTGGGCGCGTAGCTTCTTGCAGGATCTTGAAAGGGCATGTAGGGACCATATGAGGAGGAGGTGCTGGggaattggttttgggttAGGATTCAGGGTGATTGCTTTGGATCCAAATTTCAGAAAGCTCTCAGTTGAACATATTGTTTCAGCTTATAAGAGGACCAAAAATCGAGCGATTCTTTTGGATTATGATGGTGCTATGATGCTGCCGGGTTCGATTATTACCACTCCTAATACAGAGGCTGTTGGAATCTTGAACAATTTGTGCAATGATCCAAGGAATGTTGTCTTTCTTGTTAGTGGGAAAGACAGAAAGACTTTAACTGAATGGTTTTCTTCTTGTGCAAAGCTCGGGATCGCAGCAGAGCATGGTTATTTTGTGAG GTCAAATCATAATGCCGAATGGGAAACTTGTGTCTCCATTCCAGATTTTGATTGGAAACAGATTGCCGAACCAGTAATGCAGTTATACACTGAAACAACTGATGGTTCTACGATAGAGACCAAAGAAAGTGCTCTTGTTTGGAATTACCAATATGCGGATCCGGATTTTGGCTTCTGTCAGGCTAAGGAGCTTCTGGATCACCTGGAAAGTGTTCTTGCCAATGAGCCAGTTTCTGTCAAGAGTGGCCAGCACATTGTAGAAGTTAAACCTCAG GGTGTCAACAAAGGCCTTGTCGCGGAACGTCTCCTCTTAACAATGAAACAGAAAACAATGCTTCCAGATTTTGTTCTCTGTATTGGGGATGACAGGTCTGACGAAGACATGTTTGAGGTAATAATGAGTGCAAgggactctctctctccggtGGCTGAAGTGTTTGCTTGCACTGTCGGTCAGAAACCCAGTAAGGCCAAGTACTACTTGGAAGACACAACTGAGATTCTGAGAATGTTACAGGGCCTTGCCAATGCTTCGGAGAAGGCAGCCAAAAGTGCTCCACAACCTTCTCAGAGAGTGGTTATTTTAGAATAA